A stretch of DNA from Vanacampus margaritifer isolate UIUO_Vmar chromosome 1, RoL_Vmar_1.0, whole genome shotgun sequence:
ggttttcactcGGTATTCTAGCTTCCTCCCATATTACAAAACATGCAAGTTTTGTTCAGGTTTATTGAAGTCACTAAAATTTGCAGAAATGTATAGAATCAAAGTGTTGCAAATGTATATTTCTGAACTTGTTAAATCATTGATTGTTGTGAGAAATCTTTGACATGTTCAGTGTCTTCACATAGATGAATTGAATTAATGATATGTTTCAAGGTAATTTGATCCAATTTAATAAGCATGCGTCAAACTGGAAGGCCTTCACATTTATCAGAAACCGAAAAGTAGCTGTGTCAAATGGTGAAGCCTGCCTTACAGTTTGAAGGGTCTGGGTTTCAATCTCTGACATTGTGGCATTCGGTTTTCTCTATCATACAAGGTAAAAAGAAAACTACATTGTCTGTTAATGAGTGTGTGAATTTTCATTTATGTCCACTCCTGCTCATCAGCTGCAACTCTATGAGAACAAACTATAGACAATGGACGGCTGGATCTAAAATACCTTAACAGTAAAATGAACTGAGAGTGCCAATTCACACTTTCCTTTATTCTTCAGTGCTCACAGAAAAGTCAACACCTAAATACCATGTTGTAGCCAATGTTACATTCAATCTTTATgtacaaaagaagaagaaaatgccCTACCTAAATTGTACTACTCTAGAGATGAAGTGTTATATAATCATCACAGCTTGAACAggtttttttgttgagttttttgtttttgcttaaaACATCTCCCAGTTTTATTCGGTCTTacaaatggtggaaaaaaaacaacaacaagaaaacagTCATTTACAATgggttaaaaatgtcatttaggtacatttcagtcataaaacCAGCAATATCAAAGTCTATACAACGTGCATTACTACAGTTTGGAAATGACGGAGTCTAAAACGGCAGAGTAGGAAGTGATGAGCACCTATGTTATTGTTGAATTGTTTGGTTACTTAATCTAGTTCCGCAGAGGGGAACGCTTGTGGTCCACACAGGAGTTGTAAACGTCGACATTTTGTTTTCACACTCGGCTGAGggcttttttcccttttttttttttgtttcgctGCACAGCACACGCACAGCTTTAGCTGCTACATCCAATTAACCCAGCACCAAATACTTGAATGAAATATGTCAGCATGGTGTAGAAAAACGAAAAAACATTCGAGCTCACAGTCGCACGTTCACCCACGAATGCAAGCACAGGGCCCGGGAAGCTCCTCCCAGAACCTACACTGCAGTCATTATGGATgagatgtaaaaaacaaacaaatgtcaacagacaaaaaattataaagaaaaacaaaatccctgGTTTCAGACATGTCCTCGCATTCTTTCAGATGGGCTTCGTGGGCCTCCTTCATTCCGGCGTGTTCTTCAGTAGAATTATTCAGCAGGGGCGGGGGTGGCGGGGGCCTCTGGACTGGCGGCTGCGGCAGCTTCGGGTTCAGCTGGTGAAGAAGCCTCAGCTGGTTTCTCCTCCTTCGCCACCTCGTCGGCTTTGGGCTCCTCTGGCGCGGCCGCTTCCTTGGCCTCCTCATTGGCCGGCGCCTTCTCCCCTTCggccttctcctcctccaccgCCACTGCGGCGGCTGCAGCCCCTTCCTCCTGGGCGGGCGCCTTCTCGCCTTCCGCCTTCTCTCCCTCaaccttctcctcctcttcggATTCCTTCTTGGTCTTCTTGAAGGAGAACCCGCTCAGCTTGAAGGAAGGCTTCTTGAAGGAGAAGCGCTTCTTCTTTTGCTTGCCGTCCTCAGCCGCTTCCTCGGGCTTGGCAGCGGCCTCGCCGTTTGTGGCGGCGCCAGCGGGCTCGGGCTGCTTCTCGACCTCATCCGCCTTGTCACCATCCTCCTTGGGTGTCTCCTCGGTGGGGGTGTTGCCATTAGCCTGGACGTCGGCCTTGTTTGCCTCTTCGGTTGCCGGGGAGGCGTCGCCGTTGGTTTTGGCGTGGCCGTTCTCCTGAAAGAGGATAGCATAAGAGTTGAATTGGCTGACAAAATGTGATAAGAAATGAGCCCTACGACATATACTGAAAATGTCTTAAGTAGTTAAAGACCACcaaaaaaaggtttgtaattGCCTACAGATGCCATAAGATGGCAGTAaaccctttttttctgtttggaaAAACTAGATTATTACTAGATTGTTTTCCAGCAGATAAATGAGGCTACTTCCCTTCAATGATACAATGACCATCTGTTGGTTTCAGAGGCACTATTAACTATTAATCGACAGATGAaaactaattgattatcaaataaattgattattattttaggtaatcaattaattgttttaagACCTGTATTTCTTTGTGTTGAATCTGTTTTTGtaaagcaacatttttgcacattttctgaTATGTTGCGGcgcaaaccagtaactgaatcataatttcTGTCTGTGctttttctgcactgtcaactCAAAGTAAAGCCAAATTTTTGAAAAGGGGGTGGAAATTAAAATATGCCTTTTTAATCCGAATTGCCAAAATTATACATTAAGTGATTATTAAAATGGTAGCTggttttgcccccccccccctccccatttttttttaaacaattacaaAGCATGTTGGTAGTGGTGTGCTTTCAAGTCAGTATTGACCCGAGGCCAGTTTCACTGACACTGATCCTTATAATAATTACGGCAGACGTATTATCAATTCCGTGACTCTGACAGACCCCAACACTGGTTTTAGTGTTGATGGATACCAATGCCTGTGTTGGCATGGATTAAAAATTAATACCAATGCTGGTATGGATCCGTTATGGACAACGAACGATCAATGCCAATGCCTTAATGTTGATATAATTGCAGATAGTGGCACAGGTTGACATCAAtggtcaaaaaaaattatatttaaaaacgtATGTTAATTTCTGAAGTGATCACTTTGACCAATTAGACAAAGTCATATGTCCTGGGCTGAAACTAATTAGGCAAAGGAATGGGGGAGGGGGATCCCTTGAAGGTCAGAAATTTTCCTTCAGATTGAATAATGACATGACATCCACCTTAATAATTGGCAAGCATCTGTATCATCACCAAAACACGCCATATCGCACACCGCTTGGGAATTGAATTCAAACGCCAATGCTTTCGACCAATAGGAAAAAAGCAAGTAAAGCCGCAGCACATCTGTTGCTAGGAGAGTGACGACAGATTCCGGAGTCTAGACCATTTTCACTCGCAGTACCACCTCGGCGCCTCTAGGAGGAGATGGTGGGCGTTTAACGTGGTCGAGGCCCAACCAAATAACGTTTTTAAGCTTTACCCTCTTCATTTTAATTATcatgaaaattgtttttaataaaagggTGGTAATGATCTACCCTGCGCTGGGTTGTGCGAGGATATTAAGTAATATTTAGGGCATTTTGGGGAGCGTGTGGGAGACAAAACGTGGTTCTCCTCCATGAATCTGGCAACAAAGGCGTGGCGTGGATGAAAAAATGGCTATACCAGCAGAGAAAGACCCCACGTTGAATATTTTAAACACAATGGAACACGTGGAAAATGCtcttagttaaaaataaaaaaaacacgaacACGAGGCTCTCGTCGGATATAATCAATTTAAACGCAATTAAGCCTCATTATGCTttcatctgtttaaaaaaataaagcgcATTGTCCCAATAATCGATCGTCGGTGTGTATAGTATTTTAAACAAGTGGCGTTCAAATTGTTGAgggaaaagtgggaaaaaatacacaacttGATGATCACTTTCTCCAGAATGCCGGTGAGCCCACACAGAAGCACGCCATTGACGCAACACATTGCCCCCGCCGCAATTAACACTTTAAATATTTCACATTGAATATTACCTGGCCATTAGTCTTGGCCGTAGAAGCCGCAGCCTCGCCGGGCTTGTCCACCGCGGCTTCCTCCTTTCCGGCGTTTTTGGAGATTTGTGCTCCCATGCTCGTTCAACAAAGGGAACCCGAGCGatgaaatgaatgaacaaaGACCGCGGacgctttttttccctccctcacGAAACAATCAAAACGGCGACTTCCTTTTCCGAGCGAGGCTATAAAGGGCACCCGAGCGGCGGCGTGTAGGATTTTAGCCGGTAAAACGTGTTTGGAATAAGGGAGAACAATCGCAAATCtcgtttctctctctctctcgctcgctccttttttttttttttttttttttttgtaggtcgaGTGGAGTTTGGGAAGCGGAGAAATTGGCCCCGCGAATGAGATGCACCAGAGTACAACGCCCAAGTCGGCAGATGAATGGACGTCCGGGTGATGACGTCATGCCTGGCCAATCACAAAGCGGGCAGCCGAGCACGCTCAAAGGGGGGCCATCTTGGAGCGGGCTGAGAGGACAATAGGAGGGACAACAACATGTCTACATTTACACAAACTTCATAGTGAATTCACTGCCAGTGTGGACGCTCGTTCGAGATTTTGTTTGTATCTTAGTTGTTAATAAATCATATATTTATCACAGTGAGGCGAAAAGGCAAGGTTTTCGTTCTTATAGTCAATAGTCACACAACATAATCTAGGCCTAATGTAGcctaccactactactactactactactactactactactacagtacagtactagTCTTTAAGATAATCATTCAAATTAAATAGATATTCGTAGCCTATATTATATTaagtgatagatagatagatagatagatagatagatagatagatagatagatagatagatagatagatagatagatagatagatagatagaggacATATGTTGCCCACAAATTTAAACTAATCCATTCACAAAATTCAATACTAATTTATAGGGAGAGATTAAAAAAGGGAGCTACATGACTCCGCATGAACTCATAAAGCTAATTGCTCTGAGATTGTCTTTCAGTCTGAGATGTGTTAAGAGTGGTTTTGACATGATAATAGGGTTTGACGTGGGTCGTGTTTATAATCTAGACTATTAAacatgttttacattttcaccccaaaatcttgatGTATGTGGGGAACTCCTACTGCTCGCGAGTCATTTGACATGTTTTGTCATTTGACCTGTGACGTGAACGGAAGTAGACAACCAAAGAAGCGCCCTGATGAGCAGCCTAGGAAGCAGCggtaaaacaaaatatgtccTGTGCAATGTGCACAATGATTGAGATGTGTTTTTCCAGTTGCATAGCAAGCAACTGAGCATCCCTAACGAGTTTGCGTCAAGCACAGCAAAATATATGACAAATATCTAATAAAAAGTGTCATGTTGATCATTGAGCTGAATTGAATATCAGATCATACACATTCAGAGAGGCATTTGTAGTTAGGAAATATTTTTCTTATCAAGCGCCATTTCAGTTTTTCTTAAGTCCTACGTTGATAATAAATGTATGACATATGCCCACCACTTGCCTCTTCTTGCATAATAGCATCTTATCTGCTTGTTGCAGCTGGAGCTTCCCAGTGACCCACATCTAATGAGTTCACGCTGCTGCCTGACCCAGCCAGCCCGCAGGACTCGGACTCCACCGGCAGCACCCACCATCACTCCGTGACCCACATCTCCATGGTAACAAGTCCAAAATGGCACCCGGCACAACGAGAGCTCGCAGAGGAGTGAGAGTGAGTTCACGCAGGCAAACGGCGCAGGATTAGTGTGACTTTTCTGCACCCGCCCTGCCGCGCCACTCTGCAGGCGAACTAGGCCACACTTCATTGTTGTCCTATCGTGATGACATGCAAAGCTGCCATTTTCACGCCGTGCTGGCGCTGCCATGTGAATATGTAAACtctgaggggtgggggggtgggggacaaAGCCAGTCGAGATTTGGATGTTAGACACCCAGACTGCTGATTCACATCTACATGAATTCTGCCTGTGTGCATGCAAGATGAGTCTTAGGCACGCTACTACCTCAAAGAACCCCACAAGTCAAGCACGAAATCATGTTTTTTAAGCCAGACAGTCTCTGCACATCTAACAACCTTAGTTAAAGATGTTTCAGCAATTATAAAGAtgttaaatcaataaaaaatacatgaaaattaTAGGCTGTGTTCAAAATCACTCCCTATCTAAAAAGTCTAAGACCCTGTTCAAATGGCAAGTTTTTTTGTGGTGCAGAAAACATATTTCcgatttttctattattttccaATTTGTCATTCAAAACTTGCTGAATTTGTTGATACGTTTACCAGCATTTGAAAAAGGTTTTGTCAAGGTGTCAAATCTGTTCCTGTTACTTCCATGAATGGGTCCCAGATATGATGAAAATTGAATTActaacaatttaaaattttgatcTCAAAAGAATGACTATTATCCACAtcgtatactgtatacacaagACATTGActattaaagaagaagaagaagatcgAACCATTTGACAACTTTgtcctggatttgtcacctcaaACCAGGGCAGAGAAGAGGAAGGGGAGTGAAGATGGGCGGAGTCTGCTTCCCATTGTAGCATTTGATTAGCCGAATTAACTGTCAGTCAAAACTTCCACACTCAACCATGGCCTACACAGGACAACCGGAGACGgatcttcttatttttttaagtaatagcACTACTCGTAACATGACGTCTTTTCAGCGCTGAAACATTATCCTACTTGAGCCCATTCtcgtttaatattttttaataggaattaaatatatttttaaatggacatTGCCAACTTTTAACCACGAAATGCTAGCTGTGTTGACCAacttgtttttactttgaagtgGTGAAACCGGACGAGGCATTTGTTATTACCGCCATCTTGACGCCGTCTCCCCGCTTTCGTCACAGGCGTCCGTACGCACGGCAGCTACAGGATCTCCCGAGGCTGCAGGGACGGGAACCGCTATTCACTCTCTCTGTCTTTCTGTGTCGTTTCCTCCTGTTACACCGCCACTAGGAGACGAGGACGGAAAATCATAGAGAACTAGCCGAATAGACACCGGTTGGAAACTCCGATGGATTAGTTTTAaatcccccctccccacaccaccaccaccatcccaTCTCCTCTCCGGTAAGCACGTTTCGTTATTTTCCTACTCACGAGTTGCATTTCAATTGCTTGCACCGCCGtcagttctttcttttttagatGGGAGGCACATAGCGCAGAATGTGACCTACTACATTTATAAGGATCTATTAGTGCGAGGTGATGATGTTTTTGCAGTGGGATTCAGTGGATGGGGGAGCTCTTGTGTTGCAGCAgctgggatggatggatgcactgCAGTCAGAGCCGCGCTGACCGCACAAACAGCTCCACAACAAGGCCCCCGCAGACAGCCTCCTGTTGATTTAGATGCTAATAATTGCCCCTGATGGCCAATCAAAGCTGCCCCCCTAATCGGTTTATGTGTCAGGTGTCCCGTTAGTCTTAAAGTGGAATCAAAACGCTGATCATGATGATGAGGAAGAAGGGGGGGGTGACTGAATAGCCGGAGCGACGTGCATGCAGTCATAAACATAGCAGAGAGGTGGAAAAAagtacacactcactcactgatTCAAATACTttatgcaagtttttttttttttaatacaggctcggaaataaaaagtaattttacgCAGTCAGTCTGTGCATCAATTTTGGATCACTTTGGATGGTTATTGAAGTCGAGCCAGACTTTGTGGTAGAGGCGGGGTACATGCTGAGCTGGTCATCATCCAATCACAGATTTTTACTGTCAATTACTGTGTTCCTTCCATATAATACAATACGCTATTCACAgattttattattgaaataTTCACTGACAAACTCACCTATTTACTATTTTTGTACTCAAGCCAAAGCCATATCCAATGGAAAAGTAGTGTTTTGCTTTATGACACTTGGTAGCTGTTcgaaatacagtacaatattgaATAAATAGCTATCCTTGTATCTCTCCTATAGGCAGCACAGTgggtagtggttagcacatcttgCTCACAGctgagaggttctgggttcaagtATAAACCATCCTGtgcggagtttgcatgttccccTCATGTTTGTGTGGGTTCCCATAAtgccaaagacatgcatgttgGATAGCTTGAAAACTAAATTGATGGTGTGAAAGACAGTgtgaatgcattattatttttttgtctgtatgtgtcctgtgattggctggcaatcagtTCAGGTTGTACATTGCCTCTCGTCCAAATTCACCTGGGAGAGGCTTCAGTTGCCTGTAACCCTCATGAGGACAAGTGCTCTAGAAAAGAGACGGCTGGATGGATTATCGCCAAAATCGCTGCAAGTAATACTATCACCTTAATGCACACATGGTGCAGTTAGCATGCTCAGTATCAGAGCTCGAGCTGAGCATGTCTAGTATGAGCAGGGCTTGTTTGTCGGACTTGTTATTAAAGTCATAATGGGTGTTAtgctttgtctttgttttttgtgtgtgtgtgtgtcgccgTCATGGATAAAGTTTTGTGGAAAAACGCCTCCAAAGTTAAAATTGAGTTAACTTGGAACTGCATGTGGTGCACTTCCTTTTGCTTCAAGACAGGACtaatcaacaatcaattccaAACAACTGACGTCATTCTGAACCATTTAGTCGATTACCACGCCCATCATGATCATACAAAGTCTATGTGTGACCCActtgtatttctcgtaagtcaTTCCTTAATTCTTCTGCCACATAATCATTGCCCGTAGCGCAGCACATCATTATTTCCAATGTATTGCTACAAGAACCGTTGCCCTCGACCACTGGCAGAAGGTttggaaatatatttgaatCCCCCATTGAGGACTAACGCTGACTTTTGTGATGAAAGATTGGGGGGATCTCCCTATTTCTTCTACCATTTTTTTCTACCACTAGCTATTTAAGTTTTTATAACTTATTGTGTTATTTGTGGTTCATTAAATTTGCAGAGTGTGCTTGTTTTTGTGCCTGTTCTGTAATGTCCGAAGATGCTACGAAATGGCATTAAAGCCCTGgataaataggaaagtagtaattggtgccAAGGAAGAATGTCGACGTGATCATTCTCAATCTCGACTGAGAGACAAGTTGTGTATGTCGGGGTGGAGTGAGGGAGGGAATTCCTATCTTTTTTGTCTCTTACCactgaataaaatgttcaaagtgtgcataatgttacaatgGCTAGCTAGCCTTAGAGTTTTCTTTTGCTGTAAAGTACAGTTAAGTTGTACTCAACTGACTTCACAACAGTTTGGTAGGTTAATTATTCAACAAAGAGGCTTCACGTTTATTTCCAATCACAGTTGAAAATTTAAGTGAAATTAAGcataaaataaagaatgaaatattgtgtatttaaagcAACCACATATGGCTTAGCCTTTCAgtacgctagcttaatgctaacgctaaatagCATCTATTTTGCGgtcattgctttgttttttgtttttttaataaatatgaaGTTTTTATTCAATCTTATTATGATGAAGTATATatcctcattaactcattcactgtcattgacagctattgacgtcaaaaattcatttgatttctattagttgaatattttttccacttttgtttgaagtcatgcgattaattacaattaaaaaaaaataatcgcctgacgcgataaaagaaaagattattaaaatttaggagcgtcaggccattacattttttaatcgttattaattgcatgacttcacgagttaactcacgattaatcacaaattttatatctgttctacatgtacaataaaaaattctaggttttcatactcttgttaacaaaaatggaaaaaaatgttaaactaaactAACTAACTCGATTCCACTTTGTGCGAGGCTCAGCCGtgaatttctttttcttttttatataacaAGCTCTTTTCAGAGAGATCACTTTGGAACAGCAACACTGCCCGGCATTGTTTGGCTAATCTTGTAGCCTGGTGAAATGTAGCCTTTGTCTTCTTGTTAATACACTGAATGAAGTCGCTTGTCTGACACAAGCAAATATTGTAACTATTCGGTCGGGCGGTGCCGCCATAATGGGGGAGATTGTGGAATCCGGTGAACACGCGGCTTGAGAAGTGACGGTCACATTTTGATTTTGCATCGCGCAGCTGAATAAGGTCGCGTGTGACGTCATTGGAAGGGGCGTGGGAGGGGTGACCTCAGTCACGTGAGCGTAAAGGGACCCCTTGCGAAATGACTTATGATGACGCAGTTTATAAAGACCACAATACAACAGtgatttggtgtgtgtgtgtgggggggttgtTTCTAAAAGCTACAAGGAAGAGAAAACAATATACTGTTCTGAAAGGTTGCGGAAGACGTACATCAAGTTGAGCTCATTTCAGAGACAGTACTGTTCCGGACTGGAGTTGAATATTGAGGAAAACATGCTTTTAAAAGCCCTAGAAAACTTCATAATTCTCACCGTCACCACACAAAATGTCAGAAGACCTTTGTGCACCTCACCGGACCTCAGTTCAGAGTTCGCACGCTTCCGAACTCATAGTATCCAAAAAAGTCACACAGAACTCAATAGTAAAACCACCACCACATAAAACCCGATGCTAGATTTACTTTGGCTTTTTATGTTCTGTTTTATGTCAAatgcacaaatacaaaatgagaataTGTGCAAGTGGCTATAAGTAGGTCAAAACTGACATCCATAGCCTCATAAATGGGCAATGTTCTTGTCACTCAcaaggccacaccccttaaaggtaCAGGCACACATTTGTTAGGACTTCCATCTTGtcctatttattaattttgtattGTCTTATATTaggttttattatgtttttcaatgaaaattttttggttttaaatcatggcattttttgaaaattgtggTTTTAGTACATCAGTAGTTTCCATGACTGCTGCAACGCTGGATTAGAAAAATGGCTTATTTTACGACAGTTCAACAGAAAAGAGAAGATATAAGACATGTGAAtcattttaaacatgaaacataCACTTGAGACCTCTGCCAGGGCCATTGGAAGaaaaactttgttttaatgttgtgaCAATGTTAAATAGATTAGTCTCTGTGGCCTCTTCCACCGAGCTGAATGACAAGCCTGCAGACAGTTCGACATCAACCACGTCATAAAAACGCATGATTTGTGCATTATGCCAATAGCAGCCGTGCAAAAGTACTGAGATTAGCGGTGCAATTCTACATTATTCCACACTATTAGCAAAATTGCTGTGTTGTTTCACTTTACGTTACACAGGATTAGACACGCTGTGTGACCCTGACATGACTCGCCTTTTTATTTACTATTGATCTCACAGCTTTACTATAAATGGACTTGTAACTCGTTACGGCTCCCAACactgtgcgtgtatgtgtgctCATGCCTAAATTAAGGCATTTGTTTCAGTGAATTAATTTCCAGTGTAGAATGTTAAACTGCTGTCTATTGAGGACCGGTATCCAAAATTACAGCACATTTTATCACTTCTTTAAAGCTCATTATCACCAAAATTTTAAGCATATTTTCCCCATGTTACGTGTCAGCAGTATTCAGTCATTGTTACTATGGCATACTCATTTTTAcgttaacacaaaaaaataataatattctgGAGCAGCTTTGATACACGCTGGAAACCTGTCTTGACTTCAAATAAAGTTAAGAATTTTGACTCTAGTAAAGTGGCAAAGGTGTTTAGGTCAGGAATATCTGgtgccccaaaaaatacaaaacagaatTTCTTGGATTATTTATGCATATA
This window harbors:
- the marcksb gene encoding myristoylated alanine-rich protein kinase C substrate b, with amino-acid sequence MGAQISKNAGKEEAAVDKPGEAAASTAKTNGQENGHAKTNGDASPATEEANKADVQANGNTPTEETPKEDGDKADEVEKQPEPAGAATNGEAAAKPEEAAEDGKQKKKRFSFKKPSFKLSGFSFKKTKKESEEEEKVEGEKAEGEKAPAQEEGAAAAAVAVEEEKAEGEKAPANEEAKEAAAPEEPKADEVAKEEKPAEASSPAEPEAAAAASPEAPATPAPAE